The following are encoded together in the Phaseolus vulgaris cultivar G19833 chromosome 9, P. vulgaris v2.0, whole genome shotgun sequence genome:
- the LOC137820333 gene encoding putative clathrin assembly protein At4g40080, giving the protein MAQQKRFKTLTQNLKDKASVIAAVLSPKRHASSVRVHVLRATTHALTAPPSEETIAAVLAVGQGSDRNPRACIDAIMDRLHHTRSAAVALKCLFTLHNVVVKGPFTLKDQLSCYPSYGGHNFLNLSTFRNDSDVESVELSSWVRWYAGVLEQSLTVSRVLGYYLNASRESQESKKIILSNASNADLLYKVEALVGFVEQISHVPDSLHLQKNELVYEVVRLVGDDYRNVQVEILLRVEELLERMEDFDVGELNELVGYLGRLEETQEKLVLLFVNRKRNNGFWDLVQKTKVKGMAKKREIEGKWLTVVVNTGAAELTRSTNPFLDPVQLTPVPRVDFATVR; this is encoded by the coding sequence ATGGCTCAGCAAAAGCGGTTCAAAACTTTGACCCAAAACCTCAAAGACAAAGCCTCGGTCATCGCCGCAGTACTATCCCCCAAGCGCCACGCATCCTCCGTCCGGGTACACGTGCTCCGCGCCACCACACACGCACTCACGGCGCCTCCCTCCGAGGAAACCATCGCCGCCGTACTCGCGGTGGGACAGGGCTCCGACCGCAACCCGCGCGCCTGCATCGACGCGATCATGGACCGTCTGCACCACACGCGCAGCGCCGCCGTGGCGCTCAAGTGCCTCTTCACGCTACACAACGTCGTCGTAAAGGGACCCTTCACGTTGAAGGACCAACTCTCGTGTTACCCTTCCTACGGCGGCCACAACTTTCTTAACCTCTCAACCTTTCGCAACGACTCGGACGTGGAATCGGTGGAACTGAGTTCGTGGGTGCGGTGGTACGCGGGCGTACTGGAACAGAGCCTCACGGTTTCCAGAGTCTTGGGGTATTACCTTAACGCCTCTCGCGAATCCCAAGAAAGTAAAAAGATTATCCTTTCGAACGCGTCGAATGCGGATTTGTTGTACAAGGTGGAGGCGCTGGTGGGTTTCGTCGAACAAATAAGCCACGTGCCTGATTCGCTGCACCTGCAGAAGAACGAGTTGGTGTACGAGGTTGTGCGGTTGGTGGGAGATGATTATAGGAACGTGCAGGTTGAGATTTTGTTGCGCGTGGAAGAACTTCTGGAGAGAATGGAGGATTTTGATGTGGGTGAGTTGAACGAGTTGGTGGGGTATTTAGGGAGATTGGAGGAGACTCAGGAGAAGTTGGTTCTTTTGTTCGTGAATAGGAAAAGGAACAATGGATTCTGGGATTTGGTTCAGAAGACTAAGGTCAAGGGAATGGCCAAGAAGAGGGAGATTGAAGGGAAGTGGCTCACGGTGGTTGTCAACACCGGCGCCGCCGAATTGACTCGCTCCACGAACCCGTTTCTTGACCCGGTTCAACTCACTCCGGTCCCACGGGTAGATTTTGCAACGGTAAGGTGA
- the LOC137820335 gene encoding protein DETOXIFICATION 27-like, producing MESFKGDDERAKTLAEALLQPEDAVIHAEQQHEQPYEEQSFGNKLWLETRKLWIIVGPSIFSRLAMFNMNVVTQAFAGHLGDVELAAISIANTVIVGFNFGLLLGMASALETLCGQAFGAKRYHMLGIYMQRSWIVLFLCCFLLLPFYVFATPLLKFLGQPEDVAEWSGVVAVWLIPLHFSFAFQFPLQRFLQCQLKTAVIAWVSLVGLVVNVVTSWLLVYVWDFGLYGAAISLDISWWVLVLGMYAYTAYGGCPLTWTGFSVEAFSGLWEFLKLSSASGVMLCLENWYYRILVLMTGQLENATIAIDALSVCMTINGWEMMIPLAFFAGTGVRVANELGAGNAKGAKFATQVSVAQSIVIGVVLCVLIMIFHEYLAYIFTTSSSVIEAVHNMSFLLALTILLNSVQPILSGVAVGSGWQAYVAYINIGSYYLIGLPLGIIMGWVFKTGVAGIWTGMIFGGTALQTLILIIITARCDWEMEANKARFRVSKWTRSNSNAALQISN from the exons ATGGAGAGCTTCAAAGGAGACGACGAAAGAGCAAAAACACTTGCGGAAGCTCTTCTACAACCAGAAGATGCGGTTATTCATGCAGAACAACAACACGAACAACCGTACGAGGAACAAAGTTTTGGTAACAAACTCTGGCTCGAAACGAGGAAGCTATGGATAATTGTGGGGCCCTCCATCTTCAGCCGCCTCGCCATGTTCAACATGAACGTTGTCACCCAAGCCTTCGCCGGCCACTTGGGTGATGTCGAACTCGCCGCCATTTCTATAGCAAACACCGTCATCGTTGGCTTCAATTTCGGCCTCCTC CTGGGGATGGCGAGTGCGTTGGAGACACTGTGCGGGCAAGCGTTTGGGGCGAAGAGATACCACATGTTGGGAATATACATGCAGAGGTCGTGGATTGTTCTGTTCCTGTGCTGTTTCCTGCTGTTGCCGTTTTATGTATTCGCAACGCCCCTTCTGAAATTTCTTGGGCAGCCGGAGGATGTGGCGGAGTGGAGCGGTGTGGTGGCGGTGTGGCTGATTCCTCTGCACTTCAGTTTTGCGTTTCAGTTCCCTCTGCAAAGGTTCCTACAGTGCCAGCTGAAGACGGCGGTTATTGCGTGGGTGTCCCTGGTGGGTTTGGTGGTGAATGTGGTGACTAGTTGGCTCTTGGTGTATGTGTGGGATTTTGGACTTTATGGCGCAGCTATTTCTTTGGACATATCATGGTGGGTTTTGGTTCTTGGCATGTATGCTTATACTGCCTATGGTGGATGCCCTTTAACTTGGACTGGTTTCTCCGTTGAAGCCTTTTCTGGACTCTGGGAATTCCTCAAACTCTCTTCTGCTTCTGGGGTCATGTTATG CTTGGAGAATTGGTACTACAGAATACTTGTCCTTATGACTGGCCAGTTGGAGAATGCCACCATCGCCATTGATGCCTTGTCTGTATG TATGACCATTAATGGGTGGGAGATGATGATTCCACTGGCTTTTTTCGCCGGCACAGG AGTAAGGGTGGCAAACGAGCTAGGTGCAGGGAATGCAAAAGGAGCAAAGTTTGCAACGCAAGTGTCAGTAGCACAGTCAATTGTGATTGGAGTTGTTTTATGCGTGCTGATAATGATATTCCATGAGTATTTGGCATACATATTCACCACCAGCTCTTCTGTAATAGAAGCCGTTCATAACATGTCATTCCTCTTAGCCCTCACAATTCTTCTCAATAGTGTTCAGCCTATTTTGTCAG GAGTGGCTGTTGGTTCGGGATGGCAAGCATACGTAGCATACATAAACATAGGAAGCTATTACCTCATCGGACTCCCACTCGGAATTATCATGGGATGGGTCTTCAAAACTGGTGTTGCG GGTATATGGACTGGTATGATCTTCGGTGGCACAGCACTTCAAACGTTGATACTCATCATAATAACAGCACGATGTGATTGGGAAATggag GCGAACAAAGCTCGGTTTCGTGTAAGTAAGTGGACCAGATCTAACTCCAATGCCGCACTGCAAATCTCCAATTAA